From Micromonospora sp. NBC_01699, a single genomic window includes:
- the tuf gene encoding elongation factor Tu has translation MAKAKFERTKPHVNIGTIGHIDHGKTTLTAAITKVLHDKMPDLNPYTPFDEIDKAPEEKARGITISIAHVEYQTEARHYAHVDCPGHADYIKNMITGAAQMDGAILVVAATDGPMPQTREHVLLARQVGVPYIVVALNKSDMVDDEELLELVELEVRELLSNQEYPGDDLPVVRVSALKALEGDPEWTDKLMDLMSAVDTSIPQPVRETDKPFLMPVEDVFTITGRGTVVTGKVERGVLLPNEDVELVGIKEKSFKTKVTAIEMFRKTLEDARAGENVGLLLRGTKRDEVERGMVVVKPGSNTPHTEFEATVYILSKEEGGRHTPFFQNYRPQFYFRTTDVTGVVTLPEGTEMVMPGDNTTMSVKLIQPIAMEDNLKFAIREGGRTVGAGFVTKITK, from the coding sequence GTGGCGAAGGCGAAGTTCGAGCGGACTAAGCCGCACGTCAACATCGGCACCATTGGTCACATCGACCACGGTAAGACGACGCTGACGGCGGCCATCACCAAGGTCCTGCACGACAAGATGCCCGACCTCAACCCGTACACGCCGTTCGACGAGATCGACAAGGCGCCGGAGGAGAAGGCCCGCGGCATCACGATCTCGATCGCACACGTCGAGTACCAGACCGAGGCGCGGCACTACGCGCACGTTGACTGCCCCGGTCACGCCGACTACATCAAGAACATGATCACCGGTGCCGCGCAGATGGACGGCGCGATCCTGGTGGTCGCGGCGACCGACGGCCCGATGCCGCAGACCCGCGAGCACGTGCTGCTGGCCCGCCAGGTTGGCGTGCCGTACATCGTCGTGGCGCTGAACAAGAGCGACATGGTCGATGACGAGGAACTCCTTGAGCTCGTCGAGCTTGAGGTTCGGGAGCTGCTCTCGAACCAGGAGTACCCGGGCGACGACCTGCCGGTCGTCCGTGTCTCGGCGCTGAAGGCGCTCGAAGGCGACCCGGAGTGGACCGACAAGCTCATGGACCTGATGAGCGCGGTCGACACCTCGATCCCGCAGCCGGTTCGCGAGACTGACAAGCCGTTCCTGATGCCGGTCGAGGACGTGTTCACGATCACCGGTCGTGGCACTGTCGTCACCGGCAAGGTCGAGCGTGGCGTTCTCCTGCCGAACGAGGATGTCGAGCTCGTCGGTATCAAGGAGAAGAGCTTCAAGACCAAGGTCACCGCGATCGAGATGTTCCGCAAGACCCTGGAGGACGCTCGCGCAGGCGAGAACGTCGGCCTCCTGCTGCGCGGTACCAAGCGCGACGAGGTCGAGCGTGGCATGGTCGTGGTGAAGCCGGGGTCGAACACCCCGCACACCGAGTTCGAGGCGACCGTCTACATCCTCTCCAAGGAGGAGGGTGGACGGCACACCCCGTTCTTCCAGAACTACCGTCCGCAGTTCTACTTCCGGACCACGGACGTCACCGGCGTTGTCACGCTGCCCGAGGGCACCGAGATGGTCATGCCGGGCGACAACACGACGATGTCCGTCAAGCTCATCCAGCCCATCGCGATGGAGGACAACCTCAAGTTCGCGATTCGTGAGGGTGGCCGGACGGTCGGCGCCGGGTTCGTCACGAAGATCACCAAGTAA
- the rpsJ gene encoding 30S ribosomal protein S10, whose protein sequence is MAGQKIRIRLKAYDHEVVDSSARKIVETVTRTGAQVAGPVPLPTEINRFCVIRSPHKYKDSREHFEMRTHKRLIDIIDPTPKTVDSLMRLDLPAGVDIEIKL, encoded by the coding sequence ATGGCGGGACAGAAGATCCGCATCCGGCTCAAGGCCTATGACCACGAGGTCGTCGACTCCTCGGCGCGGAAGATCGTGGAGACGGTGACGCGCACCGGGGCGCAGGTCGCGGGCCCGGTGCCGCTGCCCACGGAGATCAACCGTTTCTGCGTGATCCGTTCGCCGCACAAGTACAAGGACTCGCGCGAGCACTTCGAAATGCGCACGCACAAGCGTCTGATCGACATCATCGACCCGACCCCGAAGACGGTCGACTCGCTCATGCGCCTCGACCTGCCGGCTGGCGTCGACATCGAGATCAAGCTGTAG
- the rplC gene encoding 50S ribosomal protein L3, with translation MDRQVKGILGAKLGMTQVWDNNRVVPVTVVQAGPCVVSQVRTTDKDGYSAIQLAYGVVDPRKVKKPRAGHFAKSGVAPRRHIVELRTVDASEYELGQEVTVDSFAPGGSIDVTGRTKGKGFAGVMKRHGFHGLRASHGVERKHRSPGSIGACATPGRVFKGVKMAGRMGARRFTVQNLVIQAVDAEQNLLLVRGAIPGPKGALVLVRSAAKAQAKKGGVAK, from the coding sequence ATGGACAGGCAAGTTAAGGGCATCCTGGGGGCCAAGCTCGGCATGACCCAGGTCTGGGACAACAACCGCGTTGTCCCGGTGACCGTGGTGCAGGCCGGCCCGTGCGTCGTGAGCCAGGTCCGTACCACCGACAAGGACGGGTACTCCGCGATCCAGTTGGCGTACGGCGTAGTTGACCCGCGCAAGGTCAAGAAGCCGCGGGCCGGGCACTTCGCGAAGTCCGGTGTGGCCCCTCGGCGGCACATCGTCGAGCTGCGCACCGTCGACGCCTCGGAGTACGAGCTCGGTCAGGAGGTCACCGTTGACTCCTTCGCCCCGGGCGGGTCGATCGACGTGACCGGTCGGACCAAGGGCAAGGGCTTCGCCGGTGTCATGAAGCGGCACGGCTTCCACGGCCTGCGTGCCAGCCACGGTGTCGAGCGCAAGCACCGCTCGCCCGGCTCCATCGGCGCCTGCGCGACCCCCGGTCGCGTCTTCAAGGGCGTCAAGATGGCCGGTCGGATGGGTGCGCGCCGCTTCACCGTGCAGAACCTGGTGATCCAGGCGGTCGACGCCGAGCAGAACCTGCTGCTCGTCCGCGGCGCCATCCCGGGCCCCAAGGGCGCCCTGGTGCTGGTTCGTTCCGCGGCCAAGGCGCAGGCGAAGAAGGGCGGTGTGGCGAAGTGA
- the rplD gene encoding 50S ribosomal protein L4 encodes MTSVDVRTVEGGKSGSVELPDSIFDVQANLSLMHQVVVAQLAAARQGTHKAKTRGEVAGGGKKPYKQKGTGRARQGSIRAPQFAGGGVVHGPVPRDYSQRTPKKMKAAALRGALSDRARAGQVHVVESFVGGEKPSTKAALATLIKLTEAKRALVVLSRTDEINWLSLRNEPRVHLIESGQLNTYDVLVADDVIFTRDALDEFLRVPAAAQAADESGSEGDEK; translated from the coding sequence GTGACCTCCGTTGACGTGCGCACCGTCGAGGGTGGCAAGAGCGGCTCGGTCGAGCTGCCCGACAGCATCTTCGACGTGCAGGCGAACCTCTCGCTGATGCACCAGGTCGTGGTGGCCCAGCTGGCCGCCGCGCGCCAGGGCACGCACAAGGCGAAGACCCGCGGTGAGGTCGCCGGTGGCGGCAAGAAGCCGTACAAGCAGAAGGGCACCGGTCGCGCCCGTCAGGGCTCGATCCGCGCGCCGCAGTTCGCCGGTGGCGGCGTCGTCCACGGCCCGGTGCCGCGTGACTACAGCCAGCGGACCCCGAAGAAGATGAAGGCCGCCGCGCTGCGCGGTGCCCTGTCGGACCGGGCGCGCGCGGGTCAGGTGCACGTGGTGGAGTCGTTCGTCGGTGGCGAGAAGCCGTCGACCAAGGCGGCCCTGGCCACGCTGATCAAGCTGACCGAGGCCAAGCGCGCCCTGGTCGTGCTGAGCCGGACCGACGAGATCAACTGGCTCTCGCTGCGCAACGAGCCGCGGGTGCACCTGATCGAGTCCGGCCAGCTCAACACGTACGACGTGCTGGTGGCCGATGACGTGATCTTCACCCGGGACGCGCTGGACGAGTTCCTGCGGGTTCCGGCGGCGGCGCAGGCCGCGGACGAGTCCGGAAGTGAGGGCGACGAGAAGTGA
- the rplW gene encoding 50S ribosomal protein L23, with protein sequence MTTIADPRDIIVAPVVSEKSYSELNRNWYTFLVHPDANKTAIKIAIQQIFDVRVLTVNTLNREGKRKRTRNGFGQRKATKRAMVKLADGDRIEAFGGPVS encoded by the coding sequence GTGACAACGATCGCCGACCCGCGGGACATCATCGTCGCGCCGGTCGTCTCCGAGAAGAGCTACAGCGAGCTGAACCGTAACTGGTACACCTTCCTGGTGCACCCGGACGCGAACAAGACCGCGATCAAGATCGCTATCCAGCAGATCTTCGACGTGCGCGTCCTGACGGTGAACACGCTCAACCGCGAGGGCAAGCGCAAGCGGACCCGCAATGGGTTCGGCCAGCGCAAGGCCACGAAGCGCGCGATGGTGAAGCTGGCTGACGGCGACCGCATCGAGGCCTTCGGCGGCCCGGTCAGCTGA
- the rplB gene encoding 50S ribosomal protein L2 yields MAIRKYKPTTPGRRGSSVADFAEITRSTPEKSLLAPLPKKGGRNAHGRITTRHHGGGHKRQYRLIDFKRVDKDGVPAKVAHIEYDPNRTARIALLHYADGEKRYIVAPKDLKQGDAVESGPTADIKPGNNLPLRNIPVGTTVNCVELRPGGGAKMARSAGVGIQLLGREGAYATLRMPSGEIRRVDVRCRATVGEIGNADQSNINWGKAGRMRWKGKRPTVRGVAMNPVDHPHGGGEGKTSGGRHPVNPQGKPEGRTRRKGQPSDRLIVRRRYATRKRG; encoded by the coding sequence ATGGCAATCCGTAAATACAAGCCGACGACGCCTGGCCGACGTGGCTCCAGCGTCGCCGACTTCGCCGAGATCACCAGGTCGACTCCCGAGAAGTCGCTGCTGGCTCCGCTGCCGAAGAAGGGTGGGCGTAACGCCCACGGCCGGATCACCACCCGGCACCACGGCGGCGGCCACAAGCGGCAGTACCGGCTGATCGACTTCAAGCGGGTCGACAAGGACGGCGTGCCGGCCAAGGTCGCGCACATCGAGTACGACCCGAACCGCACCGCGCGCATCGCGTTGCTGCACTACGCCGACGGCGAGAAGCGCTACATCGTGGCGCCGAAGGACCTGAAGCAGGGCGACGCGGTGGAGTCGGGCCCGACCGCCGACATCAAGCCGGGCAACAACCTTCCGCTGCGCAACATCCCGGTGGGTACCACCGTGAACTGCGTGGAGCTGCGCCCGGGCGGCGGGGCCAAGATGGCCCGTTCGGCTGGCGTCGGTATCCAGCTGCTGGGTCGTGAGGGTGCGTACGCCACGCTGCGTATGCCTTCCGGTGAAATCCGGCGGGTCGACGTGCGCTGCCGGGCGACCGTGGGCGAGATCGGCAACGCCGACCAGTCAAACATCAACTGGGGCAAGGCCGGCCGCATGCGGTGGAAGGGCAAGCGCCCGACCGTCCGTGGTGTCGCGATGAACCCGGTCGACCACCCGCACGGTGGTGGTGAGGGCAAGACGTCCGGTGGTCGTCACCCGGTGAACCCGCAGGGTAAGCCCGAGGGCCGCACCCGTCGTAAGGGCCAGCCGAGCGACCGGCTGATCGTCCGCCGCCGCTACGCGACCCGCAAGCGCGGCTAA
- the rpsS gene encoding 30S ribosomal protein S19, with protein sequence MPRSLKKGPFVDDHLLKKVEVQNDKGSKNVIKTWSRRSMIIPDMLGHTIAVHDGRKHVPVFVTEAMVGHKLGEFALTRTFKGHEKDDRKSRRR encoded by the coding sequence ATGCCTCGCAGCTTGAAGAAGGGCCCGTTCGTCGACGACCACCTGCTCAAGAAGGTGGAAGTACAGAACGACAAGGGCTCGAAGAACGTCATCAAGACGTGGTCCCGGCGTTCGATGATCATTCCGGACATGCTCGGACACACGATCGCCGTGCACGACGGGCGCAAGCACGTTCCGGTGTTCGTCACCGAGGCGATGGTCGGGCACAAGCTCGGCGAGTTTGCGCTGACCCGCACGTTCAAGGGTCACGAGAAGGACGACCGGAAGAGTCGCCGGCGCTGA